GCCGTGCATGCACCAAGGTGCTCGCCTCAACCAAGGATGGTCTCGATGTTTCGTTCTCTTCTAGTCGGTTCTTTGACCGCCATCGCCACCTGTACCGCTAGCCAGTACGTCACCGCTACTGCTGCTCAAACTCCCTCAATTAACCTGAGTGCCGCCAGCGCTCCTAACTTTGGCGTCGTACCGAAATTTCCGTGGGGGGTATTTGTAAGCCATAATGCATCTCTAACCGGAATCGCGACAGGAGGAGTTGCCGTTGGAGGGACACTCCTGGCCGCGGGACCTCACCCATTCAGTGCAAAGCTAGAGTGCACGACACATGTATGCGGAGCTATGCCGATCGCTTTCGGACTGGTCCACCAGCTCCTCAGCTTGGACTCTACTCGCTGGGCAAGGCTAACTCCCAACATGACCATGTATGTAAGCACCAGCACAGTCCTTCTTCGAGGTACAAACCGATCATTGGATGTCGTGAATCTCAACAAACTCCCTA
The genomic region above belongs to Ferrimicrobium acidiphilum DSM 19497 and contains:
- a CDS encoding choice-of-anchor A family protein, with the translated sequence MFRSLLVGSLTAIATCTASQYVTATAAQTPSINLSAASAPNFGVVPKFPWGVFVSHNASLTGIATGGVAVGGTLLAAGPHPFSAKLECTTHVCGAMPIAFGLVHQLLSLDSTRWARLTPNMTMYVSTSTVLLRGTNRSLDVVNLNKLPTASFTLRVSVPSTATVVINVAERTVKDLGRLRATELPAATTPRLLWNFGDINSLRLPPVTFIGSVLAPEASVVGSAGVDGDIIAENLRVDAAKPTVIHDNRDGFRGVLPQYPVTRAIVPVLAVGQQPKTPLRIMAPVS